One part of the Melitaea cinxia chromosome 8, ilMelCinx1.1, whole genome shotgun sequence genome encodes these proteins:
- the LOC123655564 gene encoding engulfment and cell motility protein 1 — MSVKQIKMPSVTKDSTILKIAVEMLNAPDKVPQLIEFDQSQPLSSIIQGLCKAWGLPDPVNYALQFSESNNQNYITEKNRNEIKNGSVLRLEQSPAKTVHDILAKINTGTEAEQTAALTKLSNVSSDLTFALEFINKKGLSLIINNIETGKFKGNCLKYALVTFVELMDHGIISWDILENQFINKVVSFVGNQTNAQDPKIIQSCLSILENIVLNSSGKNSHVEKEITIPSLISHLENQDRIIQQNAIALINAIFSKADLIKKKTIAATLCSKQVRNKIYENLITKNVSKETLGTELAHQLYVLQTLTLGLLEPKMRQRADAQEQESQEKIKELRKLAFENDNNTNMEVTTRRQTGSLSKDFKKLGFKCEIDPIKDFNETPPGVLALDCMLYFARNYREDYTKIVLRNSCRADEQECPFGKTSVELVKLLCEILHVGETPSEQGQTYHPLFFTHDHPFEELFRICIVLLNKTWKEMRATTEDFVKVLSVVKEQISRALAASPKTFDKFRQKIKELTYSEITHLWQQERTNREVWESHARPIVELKEKITPEIIDLIQQQRLGVLVDGTRFKKYMKINRKDKFWFIRLSPNHKILHYGECDEKSTPSLEELGTKLAVADIKCVVVGKDCPHMKDLKGKISSPHLAFSLILKAAEVPSLDFVAPDEQIFDYWTDGINALLKEKMTSKSFENDLETLLSMDIKVRLLDAEGIDIPQDPPQIPPEPEDYDFYYENN; from the coding sequence ATGTCTGTAAAGCAAATAAAAATGCCGTCAGTGACGAAAGATTCAACGATATTGAAAATTGCGGTGGAAATGCTCAATGCCCCCGACAAAGTACCACAATTGATTGAGTTTGATCAAAGTCAACCCTTATCGAGTATTATCCAGGGTTTGTGCAAGGCGTGGGGTCTTCCAGATCCCGTTAACTATGCTTTGCAATTTTCCGAAAGcaataatcaaaattatattacgGAGAAAAACCGTAATGAAATAAAGAATGGATCTGTCCTACGCCTCGAACAGTCACCAGCCAAAACGGTTCACGATATATTAGCCAAAATTAACACAGGTACAGAAGCAGAACAAACTGCAGCTTTAACAAAACTATCGAATGTAAGCAGCGACCTAACATTCGCTCttgagtttattaataaaaaaggattatcatTAATTATCAACAACATAGAAACAGGAAAATTTAAAGGCAACTGCTTAAAGTATGCCCTGGTTACATTCGTAGAATTAATGGACCATGGTATTATATCCTGGGATATTTTGGAAAATCAGTTTATAAATAAGGTTGTTAGCTTTGTTGGTAATCAAACAAATGCACAAGATCCAAAGATAATTCAGTCATGCCTTTCTATTCTTGAAAATATTGTACTGAACAGTTCAGGAAAAAATTCGCATGTTGAAAAAGAAATTACTATACCCAGTTTGATCTCTCATCTAGAGAACCAGGACAGGATCATCCAACAAAATGCAATTGCCCTTATCAATGCAATATTTTCTAAGGCCgacttaataaagaaaaaaacaatcgCAGCTACATTGTGCTCAAAAcaagtaagaaataaaatttatgaaaatcttATTACCAAAAATGTATCGAAGGAAACACTAGGCACCGAGCTTGCACATCAACTTTATGTGTTACAAACATTGACTCTTGGGCTGCTCGAGCCGAAAATGCGTCAAAGAGCTGATGCTCAGGAACAGGAGTCTcaagagaaaataaaagaattgaGAAAGTTGGCATTTGAAAATGACAATAATACCAACATGGAAGTCACAACAAGACGGCAGACAGGTAGTTTATCAAAGGACTTCAAAAAACTTGGCTTCAAATGTGAAATAGATCCTATCAAAGATTTCAATGAGACCCCACCTGGTGTTCTGGCATTAGATTGCATGTTATATTTTGCAAGAAACTACAGAGAGGATTATACAAAGATAGTTCTCCGGAATAGCTGTCGAGCAGATGAACAGGAATGTCCATTTGGCAAAACTAGCGTTGAATTAGTTAAACTACTATGTGAAATATTACATGTAGGGGAAACACCAAGTGAACAGGGACAAACTTATCACCCCTTGTTCTTCACACATGATCATCCTTTCGAAGAGTTATTCCGGATCTGTATAGTCTTACTAAACAAGACATGGAAAGAAATGAGAGCCACAACAGAAGATTTTGTCAAAGTTCTGAGTGTTGTTAAAGAACAGATTAGTAGGGCATTGGCAGCATCTCCTAAGACCTTTGATAAATTCAGACAGAAGATTAAAGAATTGACATATAGTGAAATTACCCACTTGTGGCAGCAAGAGCGTACTAATCGAGAAGTATGGGAATCCCATGCTAGACCCATTGTTGAACTTAAAGAGAAAATAACACCTGAGATTATAGACTTAATTCAACAGCAGCGCCTAGGTGTTTTGGTAGATGGAACAAGATTTAAGAAATATATGAAGATCAACAGGAAAGATAAATTTTGGTTTATCCGATTATCACCAAATCATAAAATTCTACATTATGGAGAGTGCGACGAAAAAAGTACACCAAGTTTGGAGGAATTGGGTACTAAATTGGCTGTCGCTGATATCAAATGTGTTGTTGTAGGCAAAGATTGCCCCCACATGAAGGATTTGAAAGGAAAGATTAGCAGTCCACATTTAGCTTTCTCACTTATACTAAAGGCAGCAGAAGTTCCTTCGCTTGATTTTGTTGCACCAGATGAGCAAATATTTGATTACTGGACAGATGGCATCAACGCCTTGCTAAAAGAAAAAATGACAAGCAAATCTTTTGAGAATGATTTGGAAACTCTGTTGTCTATGGACATAAAGGTCAGACTGCTTGACGCTGAAGGTATTGACATACCCCAAGATCCCCCTCAAATCCCGCCAGAACCAGAAGACTacgatttttattatgaaaataattaa
- the LOC123655788 gene encoding transmembrane protein 87A-like, which produces MAVLEDVATPLDFTPRLGALLQRVAGAGAAWGALAALEAWLRLHHKAEDSNRDLLLAEAPLSLLDSAICWWVFVSLATTMRTLQLRRNAVKLALYKHFTNTLIFAVVASVIFMLYSLKSYRIIFCISDWKEVWMDEAYWHILFVGVLTVIMVLWRPTNNNQRYAFTPLLDNAEDDEEEEEQFVNDAYGVKMRATNINETPDVPRDPEPNTTSLDSDLRWVEENIPTSTLPLLDSDEEIINTKFEVSKMQ; this is translated from the exons ATGGCGGTACTAGAAGACGTCGCTACGCCTTTAGACTttac GCCGCGGCTGGGCGCGCTGCTGCAGCGcgtggcgggcgcgggcgcggcgtggggcgcgctggcggcgctggagGCGTGGCTGCGCCTGCACCACAAGGCCGAGGACTCCAACCGCGACCTGCTGCTGGCCGAGGCGCCGCTGTCGCTGCTGGACAGCGCCATCTGCTGGTGGGTCTTCGTGTCGCTGGCCACCACCATGCGGACGCTGCAGCTGCGCAG AAATGCGGTAAAGCTCGCTCTGTACAAACACTTCACGAACACTCTAATATTCGCGGTCGTCGCCTCCGTCATCTTCATGCTCTATTCTCTCAAGTCGTAtcgaataatattttgtatttca GATTGGAAAGAAGTGTGGATGGATGAAGCCTACTGGCACATATTGTTTGTGGGTGTCCTAACAGTCATTATGGTATTATGGAGACCGACAAATAATAACCAGAGATACGCTTTCACACCATTGTTGGACAACGCTGAGGATGATGAGG aagaagaagaacaattCGTAAACGACGCCTACGGGGTTAAAATGCGAGCcacaaatataaatgaaacgCCCGACGTCCCTCGAGACCCAGAACCAAACACGACATCTCTAGATTCAGATCTCCGATGGGTTGAAGAGAACATACCTACAAGCACACTACCGCTATTAGACTCAGacgaagaaataataaatacgaaGTTCGAAGTATCAAAGAtgcagtaa
- the LOC123655595 gene encoding transmembrane protein 87B-like, with protein sequence MLQSVLLYIIVVVNVVLGFSDVGTWDLPLNGQSCNFTLAKSLFKDSKLIIALHCNVKEPTNITIAYTWMQTNCSPDYFHYFEKRIVECTNYVESPFEENNITKILPTVLCHGQNVIYLTNSKSTNDKKDVEIVQPRAPFHVVQREGIYALWMSVRSDKKYDASMHIEMVSPSGYMSAAIWPLLPFFGVMCAVYTALCAGWLWVCALQWRDLLRIQYWIGGVALLGMLESATYYGVYSAIDGSGYFNAEAYMFAEWMSVAKRALARMLVIIVSLGFGIVK encoded by the exons ATGTTGCAGAGcgtacttttatatataatagtagtTGTAAACGTTGTGCTCGGCTTTTCCGATGTTGGAACATGGGATTTACCTCTGAACGGG CAAAGTTGCAATTTCACACTAGCCAAGTCACTTTTCAAGGATTCAAAACTAATAATCGCAT tgCACTGTAATGTTAAGGAACCGACAAACATTACAATAGCATATACATGGATGCAAACAAATTGCTCACCAGATTACTTCCACTATTTTGAAAAg AGGATAGTTGAATGCACAAATTATGTAGAGAGCCCTtttgaagaaaataatataacgaAAATATTACCAACAGTGCTCTGTCACGGACAAAATGTTATATATCTAACTAACAGTAAGAGTACCAATGATAAGAAAGATGTGGAAATTGTTCAACCA AGAGCACCCTTCCATGTCGTTCAAAGGGAAGGGATATACGCCCTTTGGATGTCAGTCCGCAGCGACAAGAAGTACGACGCGTCAATGCACATTGAAATGGTATCCCCATCTGGTTATATGTCAGCAGCTATTTGGCCTCTATTGCCA TTCTTCGGCGTGATGTGCGCGGTGTACACGGCGCTGTGCGCGGGCTGGCTGTGGGTGTGCGCGCTGCAGTGGCGCGACCTGCTGCGCATCCAGTACTGGATCGGCGGCGTGGCGCTGCTGGGCATGCTCGAGAGCGCCACCTACTACGGCGTCTACTCCGCCATCGACGGCAGCGG TTACTTTAACGCCGAGGCGTACATGTTCGCCGAATGGATGTCGGTTGCGAAGAGAGCGCTCGCAAGAATGTTAGTTATCATCGTGTCTCTAGGCTTTGGGATAGTCAAGTga
- the LOC123655976 gene encoding mesoderm induction early response protein 1 has protein sequence MTECALVATVSEHDASMDVGNDKSLFEPTIDMMVNDFDDERTLDEEEALAAGERQDPKAELNSLQREGDMPLEELLALYGYNRNMDKPIPEQPPEVVPEEIEKPESALQQLYNDNASPEAPRVLRSGSRPPSEEEDDYDYSPDEDDWKKTIMVGNDFQAGIPEGLCSYDDALPYENEDKLLWNPSVLDEKVIEDYMKKICAMNSGTGIDAVPKGKQLRDDEEALFLLQQCGHNVEEALRRRRISAQTPAHASVWSEEECRNFENGIKVHGKDFHLIRQQKVRTRSVGELVQFYYIWKKTERHDIFANKTRLEKKKYTLHPGHTDYMDRFLEEQEASGTSVVRPVSPTPMMVYVPSPATQPDPLALGEKEVFSQLNTHTTPPRTLSTEEPEPDTVS, from the coding sequence ATGACAGAGTGCGCGCTGGTAGCCACTGTAAGCGAGCACGATGCCAGTATGGATGTGGGAAATGACAAATCCCTATTCGAGCCTACTATTGATATGATGGTAAATGATTTCGACGACGAGAGAACCCTAGACGAAGAAGAAGCTTTGGCGGCAGGTGAGCGTCAAGACCCGAAGGCTGAATTAAATAGTCTGCAGCGGGAAGGTGATATGCCTTTAGAGGAATTACTTGCTTTATACGGTTACAATAGAAATATGGATAAACCTATTCCAGAACAACCACCAGAGGTGGTTCCTGAGGAGATTGAGAAGCCGGAATCCGCCTTGCAGCAGTTATACAATGATAACGCTAGTCCCGAGGCCCCGCGGGTCCTTCGATCTGGTTCGAGACCGCCCTCTGAAGAGGAAGATGACTATGACTACAGTCCTGATGAAGACGACTGGAAGAAAACCATTATGGTAGGTAATGACTTTCAAGCAGGTATACCAGAAGGATTATGCAGCTATGATGATGCATTGCCCTATGAAAATGAGGATAAGTTACTATGGAACCCGAGTGTTCTCGATGAAAAAGTTATTGaagattatatgaaaaagatttGTGCTATGAATTCAGGAACCGGCATTGATGCTGTACCTAAAGGGAAGCAGCTACGAGATGATGAAGAGGCCTTATTTCTGCTGCAACAATGTGGCCACAATGTTGAAGAAGCACTGAGGAGACGGAGAATTTCAGCTCAGACCCCAGCCCATGCCAGCGTGTGGTCTGAAGAAGAATGTAGGAATTTCGAAAATGGCATCAAAGTTCATGGTAAAGATTTTCACTTAATACGTCAACAAAAGGTAAGAACAAGGTCGGTCGGTGAGCTTGtacaattttactatatttgGAAGAAGACAGAAAGACATGATATATTTGCGAACAAGACACGGTTAGAAAAAAAGAAGTATACTCTGCATCCTGGACATACTGATTACATGGACAGGTTCTTGGAAGAGCAAGAAGCTTCTGGTACGAGTGTTGTAAGACCGGTTTCTCCAACACCTATGATGGTGTACGTGCCTTCACCAGCTACTCAGCCCGATCCTTTAGCTTTAGGTGAAAAAGAGGTCTTTTCTCAACTTAACACTCACACTACACCGCCTCGAACCTTGTCGACCGAGGAACCAGAGCCCGATACAGTTTCCTAA